A single region of the Silene latifolia isolate original U9 population chromosome 8, ASM4854445v1, whole genome shotgun sequence genome encodes:
- the LOC141596887 gene encoding uncharacterized protein LOC141596887, with the protein MVKFENDKLGTNNVIVTVYEESSTKRLPCPQNNKIRDRSLNTRRSCGYYDRRAELLAQVHQLRNVGTHPVHQDPSPTKPAPNTKKKRKLLAPLRKIRLSLGRIFGESKKRWRYESIETQGYGRKYRLCCHPRKSSWDKFSKRFCRVLKQFSCFWKCNKFSKNEQELHQDMHARNVNS; encoded by the exons ATGGTTAAGTTTGAAAATGATAAATTGGGTACGAATAATGTTATTGTTACAGTTTATGAAGAATCATCAACTAAAAGATTACCATGTCCACAAAATAACAAGATCAGGGACAGAAGCCTCAACACAAGAAGATCATGTGGCTATTATGATCGACGAGCCGAGCTTCTGGCCCAGGTTCATCAGCTTAGAAATGTTGGCACACACCCCGTTCACCAGGACCCTAGTCCTACTAAACCCGCACCCAACACTAAG AAGAAAAGAAAATTGCTTGCTCCGTTAAGGAAAATCAGATTATCTTTGGGACGAATATTTGGCGAGAGCAAGAAAAGGTGGAGATATGAAAGCATAGAAACACAAGGATATGGAAGAAAATACAGATTATGTTGTCATCCAAGGAAGAGCAGCTGGGATAAATTTTCAAAG AGGTTTTGCCGTGTACTAAAACAATTCTCGTGTTTTTGGAAATGCAACAAATTCTCCAAAAATGAGCAAGAACTTCACCAAGATATGCATGCCAGGAATGTAAACAGCTAA
- the LOC141596885 gene encoding uncharacterized protein LOC141596885 → MAKVSRVRHLKYIRRSGRRDRARISSCSHKIFKDVKKPIRLLEKKDWEDATCSVCMEAPHNAVLLLCSSYNKGCRPYMCATNSRFSNCLDQYKKAYMKATSEEKMEVCELLCPLCRGQVKGWTLVEPARKHLNKKERTCMQEKCSFVGNYKQLKKHVKADHPWARPREVDPSLEEKWKSLENERERNDVISTLPPGTIVFGDYVIDSNANSFLNFDMDMDVEDLLDDDLELFESNRMRSAGFPFHRTFGRGYDSFDDDDDNEEDDDIGIRPLRRNNGRTLFFGRPRRRWRRN, encoded by the coding sequence ATGGCGAAAGTTAGCAGAGTAAGGCACCTTAAGTACATACGTCGCAGTGGTAGAAGAGACCGAGCTCGGATATCATCTTGCTCCCACAAAATATTCAAAGATGTCAAGAAGCCAATCAGGTTGTTAGAGAAGAAAGACTGGGAGGATGCAACTTGCTCAGTTTGCATGGAGGCGCCTCACAATGCTGTTCTTCTACTGTGTTCCTCTTACAATAAAGGCTGTCGTCCTTACATGTGTGCCACTAACTCCCGTTTCTCCAACTGTCTTGACCAGTATAAGAAAGCATATATGAAAGCAACTTCTGAAGAAAAGATGGAAGTATGTGAACTTCTTTGTCCCCTTTGCCGGGGGCAGGTGAAAGGTTGGACCCTGGTTGAGCCGGCTCGGAAACATCTCAATAAGAAGGAAAGGACATGCATGCAAGAGAAATGCTCGTTTGTTGGCAACTACAAGCAACTCAAAAAACATGTCAAAGCGGACCACCCTTGGGCACGGCCAAGGGAAGTGGACccatcactcgaagaaaaatggAAAAGCTTGGAAAATGAAAGGGAAAGGAATGATGTCATTAGCACTTTGCCGCCTGGTACAATAGTATTCGGGGACTATGTTATAGACTCAAATGCTAATTCCTTCTTGAATTTCGACATGGACatggacgtggaagatttgttgGATGATGATCTTGAGCTATTTGAGTCTAACCGAATGAGGAGTGCTGGTTTTCCATTCCATAGGACATTTGGAAGAGGATATGATTCGTTTGATGACGATGACGATAACGAAGAGGATGATGATATTGGAATTCGTCCTCTTCGTCGCAATAATGGAAGAACGCTGTTTTTTGGCAGGCCGCGTAGGAGATGGAGGCGCAATTGA